The following nucleotide sequence is from Pirellulales bacterium.
GTTTTATGACTTTAACCTGCTCGACGTCGGAATAGCGCTGGCGCCGTTCATGGCCAGCCTGCTTTTGTTTGGTTGGGCGGTGGGGATGTGCACCACGGCGCTAGTGCTGCGGTTCGGTCAATCGGCCGAGGCGCTGGTGTGGGGGATTCCGTTTTTGATTCAACCGTTCTCGGCAGTGTTCTATCCGGTCGACGTGCTGCCCGGTTGGCTGCAAATCGTGGCGCGGGCATTGCCATCGACGTATGTGTTCGAGGGCATGCGACAGGCGCTAGACGGCGATGGATTGAACTGGTCGCAGCTATTGATTTCGTTTGGCCTGAACGCCGTATATCTGGCGGCGGGCGCGACGTTTTTTGTATGGATGCTCGGCGTGGTGCGCGACCGCGGATACTTGAGTCGGCTGGGCATGGAGTAACGACAGCAACCCGGCCAAAGCGCGCGGCGGGGCGAATGCTGGCGTCTCAGGGGCGATCGCCGGATTGAAGCCGCTCTTCGATTTCGACCAGCAAGCGCGGCAGGTCGGCTACCGAATCGACCACGTAGTGCGCGCCGGCGGCGAGCAGTTTTTGCCGCGCCGCGGCGAGGCGCGTGTGGCGTTCGCTCGTGGTTAGAGCGGCAAGTTCTTCGGCCGTGAGGCCCACTTCGCTGCCGGTAGCGACAACCCCCACGCTCCAGACGCCGGCATTGCGCCCTTCGCCAATATCGGGCTCGGTGTCGCCAATCTTAATCACCGCCGCCGGGGGGAACACATCGAGCTGTTCCATCAGGCGAAAGATCATCCAGGGGGCGGGGCGACCGCGCT
It contains:
- a CDS encoding ABC transporter permease, translated to MWLRVSGLTMRYLFLYRRSLVRAGEIFFWPVMDLVVWGFLTAYLKTMVVPQAVVYLLGALIFWDVLYRSQQAITLSVTEEIWTKNLLNIFLSPVTTFELMLSTCMIGIIKSLLTATTLGLLALMFYDFNLLDVGIALAPFMASLLLFGWAVGMCTTALVLRFGQSAEALVWGIPFLIQPFSAVFYPVDVLPGWLQIVARALPSTYVFEGMRQALDGDGLNWSQLLISFGLNAVYLAAGATFFVWMLGVVRDRGYLSRLGME